One part of the Neodiprion virginianus isolate iyNeoVirg1 chromosome 3, iyNeoVirg1.1, whole genome shotgun sequence genome encodes these proteins:
- the LOC124301348 gene encoding 39S ribosomal protein L18, mitochondrial, which produces MNGITKTLGFVKSSLRASSRTIHGNAELIENCNAVKNRNPRNLELLRIARKPSGYHLDRQVREYWHTLKITKAPRHVAAEIHHFENGPVITVSTKDWAIKKQLYRLSDTAAYINLGRVLAQRCLESGISMVSCHIEVTKGGKMEAFIKELENGGIELKEPTRYKKPNPWDQHRPEKPWDPTIE; this is translated from the exons ATGAACGGAATAACAAAAACACTGGGGTTTGTGAAATCCTCTTTGAGAGCTAGCTCCAGAACAATTCACGGAAATGCAGAGTTGATAGAAAATTGTAACGCTGTGAAAAACCGGAATCCAAGAAACCTAGAACTACTTCGAATTGCTCGGAAACCCAGTGGTTATCACTTGGATAGGCAAGTTCGAGAATACTGGCACAC GTTAAAGATCACCAAAGCACCACGTCACGTAGCAGctgaaattcatcattttgaaaatggaCCAGTTATCACAGTTTCAACCAAAGATTGGGCAATCAAAAAGCAGCTTTACag GTTATCAGATACTGCAGCCTATATAAACCTAGGAAGAGTGCTGGCGCAGCGATGTTTGGAATCAGGTATATCTATGGTTAGTTGTCATATAGAAGTTACTAAGGGCGGAAAAATGGAGGCCTTTATTAAAGAATTAGAGAATGGGggaattgaattgaaagaaCCAACTAGATACAAGAAACCTAATCCTTGGGACCAACATAGACCTGAAAAGCCTTGGGATCCTACCATTGAATAG
- the LOC124301346 gene encoding transmembrane emp24 domain-containing protein 2 has translation MNLLLCYGLLLIWSGYANSYSITVDAHAEECFFDKVEYGTKMGLMFETSEGGFLDIDVRIIGPDGKVIHQSERETNGKYTFSAHTAGVYTYCFGNQMSTMTPKVVMFTMDIGEPPKHGGEGGDAEGQEGDASNHAKLEDMIRDLSTSLTGVKHEQEYMQVRDRIHRAINESTNSRVVMWSFFEALVLVCMTLGQVFYLKRFFEVRRVV, from the exons ATGAATTTACTTCTGTGTTATGGATTGCTACTTATTTGGAGCGGCTATGCGAACTCATATTCGATAACAGTTGATGCTCACGCTGAAGAGTGCTTCTTCGACAAGGTGGAATATGGCACTAAAATGG GTCTCATGTTCGAGACGTCAGAAGGAGGGTTTCTTGATATAGACGTTAGGATCATTGGACCTGATGGAAAAGTCATTCATCAAAGTGAACGAGAGACTAATGGAAAATACACATTCTCAGCCCATACTGCGGGTGTGTATACTTACTGCTTTGGTAATCAGATGAGTACAATGACACCAAAAGTGGTAATGTTCACCATGGATATTGGTGAACCTCCCAAACATGGAGGAGAGGGCGGTGATGCAGAAGGCCAGGAAGGCGATGCATCTAATCATGCAAAATTGGAAGATATGATCCGAGATCTAAGCACCAGTTTAACTGGCGTGAAACATGAACAAGAATATATGCAG GTCCGAGATCGAATTCATCGCGCTATTAATGAAAGTACCAATTCTCGAGTGGTGATGTGGTCCTTCTTTGAAGCACTAGTACTAGTTTGTATGACCCTAGGTCAAGTCTTCTATCTGAAACGTTTCTTTGAAGTCCGACGTGTTGTTTAA
- the LOC124301341 gene encoding PHD finger protein 12 isoform X2 encodes MSTVEYDLGTAGGLMPQIQALIAPPVSEESKTTKTKKDKDEKTHPYFKRPGRGHNRDSCDACRDGGELICCDKCPASFHLQCHDPPLDARDIPNGEWMCHACRCADVTKKDSSAGKRKRRKSALETLALAASLLNPREFELPRELQIPITFPGTDKINPSAGKKGRQQNSCTNNGKSHCLDNGLMVPLPARLCFECGKSCRKAPLIVCDYCPLYFHQDCLDPPLTAFPKGRWMCPNHPNHFIDQNLLPSCGATERLKLWDKYASKRLDQQSVKLEFLRKARATNPPFRVKVKLNGKTRVQVPTAVKYHYANPPEIEPSNLYRMNDVIQPTMHPTETYRSEKSHNEPVNNGDVMSDVESNLESKQEKSRVNQRSTDDTDIIDSSIRYSKNISQHSVKEGVQLLERPVLEALAQQRLEQILNPMGDDYMSVHCQSRARAVVFPLSRKPGTPTFMTSRTLSIGNGADCDLLLSKYGNCQCTSSKHAVIFYDETTNRYELLNYSEHGTTVDNILYSCDYANPERTESEGEEKARSILSKDQETVNAIKNIANKNKALLPEREETKVLCTCRQLNHVNNNHNSSYLEEGWEGSALVAHGSILRQL; translated from the exons ATGAGTACCGTCGAATACGACCTGGGCACAGCCGGCGGGCTCATGCCA CAAATCCAAGCTCTGATAGCGCCCCCCGTATCAGAGGAatcaaaaacaacaaaaacgaagaaagataaagatgaaaaaactCATCCATACTTCAAGCGACCCGGCCGAGGTCACAATCGAGACTCTTGTGACGCTTGTCGCGATGGAGGAGAGCTCATATGCTGTGACAAATGTCCAGCTTCGTTCCATCTCCAATGTCA CGACCCTCCGTTGGACGCAAGGGATATCCCAAACGGAGAATGGATGTGTCATGCCTGCCGTTGTGCGGATGTTACTAAGAAAGATAGTAGTGCTGGTAAAAGGAAACGGCGAAAATCAGCCTTGGAAACCCTAGCATTGGCTGCTTCCCTCCTGAATCCAAGAGAATTTGAACTTCCACGAGAATTGCAAATCCCAATCACATTCCCTGGAACAGACAAAATAAATCCTTCAGCTGGTAAAAAAGGAAGGCAGCAAAACTCTTGTACAAACAATG gGAAGAGTCACTGCTTGGATAATGGGTTGATGGTGCCCCTGCCAGCTCGTTTATGCTTTGAATGCGGGAAAAGTTGTCGGAAAGCGCCATTGATAGTTTGCGATTACTGCCCACTATATTTTCACCAGGATTGCCTGGATCCTCCTCTTACAGCATTTCCAAAAGGACGTTGGATGTGTCCCAATCATCCGAACCATTTTATAGACCAAAATTTACTGCCATCATGTGGTGCTACAGAGCGCCTTAAATTGTGGGATAAGTATGCATCTAAGCGGCTGGATCAACAATCTGTAAAATTGGAATTTCTTCGAAAAGCCCGAGCAACTAATCCACCCTTCAGGGTTAAAGTCAAACTCAATGGAAAAACCAGGGTTCAAGTGCCAACTGCGGTAAAATATCACTATGCGAATCCACCAGAAATTGAACCAAGTAATTTGTATAGAATGAATGATGTAATTCAGCCAACAATGCATCCGACGGAAACGTACAGATCAGAAAAATCACATAATGAACCAGTTAATAATGGTGATGTTATGTCGGACGTAGAAAGCAATCTAGAAAGTAAGCAGGAAAAAAGCAGAGTTAATCAAAGAAGTACAGATGATACAGATATAATAGATAGTTCAATTaggtattcgaaaaatataagCCAACACTCTGTCAAAGAGGGAGTACAGCTACTGGAGAGACCAGTCTTAGAAGCTTTAGCTCAACAGAGATTAGAACAGATATTGAATCCGATGGGAGACGATTATATGTCTGTTCATTGCCAATCTAGAGCAAGAGCTGTGGTGTTTCCACTGAGTCGAAAGCCAGGAACCCCGACATTCATGACAAGTAGAACACTCAGCATTGGAAATGGAGCTGACtgtgatttattattatccaaGTATGGAAACTGCCAATGCACGTCATCTAAACATGCTGTCATTTTTTACGATGAG actaCTAATCGTTACGAATTGCTAAACTACAGTGAGCATGGGACTACAGtagataatattttatactctTGTGATTACGCAAATCCGGAAAGGACAGAAAGTGAAGGGGAGGAAAAAGCAAGAAGCATATTAAGTAAAGATCAAGAAACTGTAaatgcgataaaaaatattgccaaTAAAAACAAAGCATTATTGCCAGAACGTGAGGAGACAAAAGTTTTGTGCACATGCAGGCAATTGAATCACGTGAATAACAATCACAACAGCAGCTATTTGGAGGAAGGATGGGAAGGCAGTGCATTGGTAGCTCATGGCTCAATCTTGAG aCAGTTATGA
- the LOC124301344 gene encoding protein unc-119 homolog isoform X2, whose product MSLVSRNKTSGSNVQVTPTVIHENNGNGVFDSKPVTPDMVLHMPTITDKCEGNQDPDPETEEAGGCDPNTGRFVRYQFTPQFLKLKTVGATVEFMVGSRPVNKFRMIERHFFRDKLLKTFDFEFGFCIPNSKNTCEHIYEFPALPPELVSEMIANPFETRSDSFYFVDDRLVMHNKADYAYDGGLGYELF is encoded by the exons atgagcCTAGTGAGCAGAAATAAAACAAGTGGGTCCAATGTGCAAGTCACTCCAACTGTTATccatgaaaataatggaaacGGAGTATTTGACAGCAAGCCTGTAACTCCGGATATGGTTCTACATATGCCCACCATCACAGACA AATGCGAAGGGAATCAAGATCCGGATCCAGAAACGGAGGAGGCAGGAGGATGTGATCCAAATACAGGACGATTCGTGCGGTATCAATTCACTCCACAGTTTTTAAAACTGAAAACAGTTGGGGCTACTGTGGAGTTTATGGTTGGATCACGTCCAGTAAATAAATTCAGGATGATTGAACGTCATTTTTTTCGTGACAAGCTACTGAAGACTTTTGACTTTGAATTCGGCTTCTGTATTCCAAATAGCAAGAATACGTGCGAACATATCTATGAGTTTCCAGCACTTCCTCCAGAGCTGG TATCGGAGATGATTGCTAACCCATTTGAAACTCGATCAGACTCATTCTATTTTGTTGATGATCGACTGGTCATGCACAACAAAGCAGACTACGCTTATGACGGAGGACTTGGTTATGAACTGTTTTAA
- the LOC124301341 gene encoding PHD finger protein 12 isoform X1 produces MSTVEYDLGTAGGLMPQIQALIAPPVSEESKTTKTKKDKDEKTHPYFKRPGRGHNRDSCDACRDGGELICCDKCPASFHLQCHDPPLDARDIPNGEWMCHACRCADVTKKDSSAGKRKRRKSALETLALAASLLNPREFELPRELQIPITFPGTDKINPSAGKKGRQQNSCTNNGKSHCLDNGLMVPLPARLCFECGKSCRKAPLIVCDYCPLYFHQDCLDPPLTAFPKGRWMCPNHPNHFIDQNLLPSCGATERLKLWDKYASKRLDQQSVKLEFLRKARATNPPFRVKVKLNGKTRVQVPTAVKYHYANPPEIEPSNLYRMNDVIQPTMHPTETYRSEKSHNEPVNNGDVMSDVESNLESKQEKSRVNQRSTDDTDIIDSSIRYSKNISQHSVKEGVQLLERPVLEALAQQRLEQILNPMGDDYMSVHCQSRARAVVFPLSRKPGTPTFMTSRTLSIGNGADCDLLLSKYGNCQCTSSKHAVIFYDETTNRYELLNYSEHGTTVDNILYSCDYANPERTESEGEEKARSILSKDQETVNAIKNIANKNKALLPEREETKVLCTCRQLNHVNNNHNSSYLEEGWEGSALVAHGSILRFGCLVFLFSTVDHVLITH; encoded by the exons ATGAGTACCGTCGAATACGACCTGGGCACAGCCGGCGGGCTCATGCCA CAAATCCAAGCTCTGATAGCGCCCCCCGTATCAGAGGAatcaaaaacaacaaaaacgaagaaagataaagatgaaaaaactCATCCATACTTCAAGCGACCCGGCCGAGGTCACAATCGAGACTCTTGTGACGCTTGTCGCGATGGAGGAGAGCTCATATGCTGTGACAAATGTCCAGCTTCGTTCCATCTCCAATGTCA CGACCCTCCGTTGGACGCAAGGGATATCCCAAACGGAGAATGGATGTGTCATGCCTGCCGTTGTGCGGATGTTACTAAGAAAGATAGTAGTGCTGGTAAAAGGAAACGGCGAAAATCAGCCTTGGAAACCCTAGCATTGGCTGCTTCCCTCCTGAATCCAAGAGAATTTGAACTTCCACGAGAATTGCAAATCCCAATCACATTCCCTGGAACAGACAAAATAAATCCTTCAGCTGGTAAAAAAGGAAGGCAGCAAAACTCTTGTACAAACAATG gGAAGAGTCACTGCTTGGATAATGGGTTGATGGTGCCCCTGCCAGCTCGTTTATGCTTTGAATGCGGGAAAAGTTGTCGGAAAGCGCCATTGATAGTTTGCGATTACTGCCCACTATATTTTCACCAGGATTGCCTGGATCCTCCTCTTACAGCATTTCCAAAAGGACGTTGGATGTGTCCCAATCATCCGAACCATTTTATAGACCAAAATTTACTGCCATCATGTGGTGCTACAGAGCGCCTTAAATTGTGGGATAAGTATGCATCTAAGCGGCTGGATCAACAATCTGTAAAATTGGAATTTCTTCGAAAAGCCCGAGCAACTAATCCACCCTTCAGGGTTAAAGTCAAACTCAATGGAAAAACCAGGGTTCAAGTGCCAACTGCGGTAAAATATCACTATGCGAATCCACCAGAAATTGAACCAAGTAATTTGTATAGAATGAATGATGTAATTCAGCCAACAATGCATCCGACGGAAACGTACAGATCAGAAAAATCACATAATGAACCAGTTAATAATGGTGATGTTATGTCGGACGTAGAAAGCAATCTAGAAAGTAAGCAGGAAAAAAGCAGAGTTAATCAAAGAAGTACAGATGATACAGATATAATAGATAGTTCAATTaggtattcgaaaaatataagCCAACACTCTGTCAAAGAGGGAGTACAGCTACTGGAGAGACCAGTCTTAGAAGCTTTAGCTCAACAGAGATTAGAACAGATATTGAATCCGATGGGAGACGATTATATGTCTGTTCATTGCCAATCTAGAGCAAGAGCTGTGGTGTTTCCACTGAGTCGAAAGCCAGGAACCCCGACATTCATGACAAGTAGAACACTCAGCATTGGAAATGGAGCTGACtgtgatttattattatccaaGTATGGAAACTGCCAATGCACGTCATCTAAACATGCTGTCATTTTTTACGATGAG actaCTAATCGTTACGAATTGCTAAACTACAGTGAGCATGGGACTACAGtagataatattttatactctTGTGATTACGCAAATCCGGAAAGGACAGAAAGTGAAGGGGAGGAAAAAGCAAGAAGCATATTAAGTAAAGATCAAGAAACTGTAaatgcgataaaaaatattgccaaTAAAAACAAAGCATTATTGCCAGAACGTGAGGAGACAAAAGTTTTGTGCACATGCAGGCAATTGAATCACGTGAATAACAATCACAACAGCAGCTATTTGGAGGAAGGATGGGAAGGCAGTGCATTGGTAGCTCATGGCTCAATCTTGAGGTTTGGTTGccttgtatttttatttagtaCTGTTGATCACGTTTTGATTACGCATTGA
- the LOC124299904 gene encoding ATP-binding cassette sub-family F member 1, whose amino-acid sequence MSTSQKVSKSKKHKKGGKREDFDDNDDAGQITEKISELSVKEPVQKSGQKTHGAQMVSKGKKNKKNSKKGDFFDDENSGDEAEKNELYVEDSDADRNEKIHAAQLVRKGKKNKKNAKKGHLFDDENSAEEAEISELAVKDSDDEQVEKNVATPMTRKGKKNKKNKKTDFFDTDNSGDEIKEIARLSDEGSEAESTSKASSVQSKHKGKKNKKNAKKDERFEDEEVKNKLEDLSDELGSEDPDEDGEKVYTAQMVRKGKKNKKNSKKPEFVTDISDDKLMEELPEVTIDKPVVKLTHKEKKKLKKQQEYEATVELMTKKGGQGHSELESNFTVSQSINQSRGQQQLDNAVDIKVENFSIAAKGKDLFTNASLLIAQGRRYGLVGPNGHGKTTLLRHIAQRAFAIPPNIDILYCEQEVVADDTPAVEEVLKADVKRTELMGECKKLEEKAEQGDTKVQERLQEVYDELKAIGADSAEPRARRILAGLGFSRAMQDRATKNFSGGWRMRVSLARALFVEPTLLLLDEPTNHLDLNAVIWLDNYLQAWKKTLLIVSHDQSFLDNVCTDIIHLDQQKLYYYKGNYSMFKKMYVQKRKEQIKAWEKQEKRLRDLKSSGSSKKQAEKKQKEALTRKQEKNKSKIQKQEDDNGPQELLQRPREYLVKFSFPDPPPLQPPILGLHNVTFAYAGQKPLFINVDFGIDLSSRIAIVGPNGVGKSTFLKLLTGKLEPQQGDLIKNHRLRIGKFDQHSGEHLTAEETPSEYLMRLFDLPYEKARKQLGTFGLSSHAHTIKMKDLSGGQKARVALAELCLNAPDVVILDEPTNNLDIESIDALAEAMNEYKGGVIIVSHDERLIRETSCCLYVIEDQRINEIDGDFDDYRKELLESLGEVVNNPSIAANAAVLQ is encoded by the exons atgagtaCTTCCCAAAAGGTGTCAAAAAGTAAGAAACACAAAAAGGGTGGAAAACGAGAAGACTTCGATGATAACGATGATGCGGGGCAGATAACGGAAAAAATATCCGAATTGAGCGTGAAAGAGCCAGTCCAAAAGTCTGGTCAAAAAACGCATGGTGCCCAGATGGTTTCTAAgggtaagaaaaataagaaaaattcgaagaaGGGGGACTTTTTTGACGATGAGAATTCCGGAGATGAGGCTGAAAAGAACGAATTATACGTTGAAGATTCGGACGCGGatcgaaacgaaaaaattcacgctGCCCAGCTGGTTCGAAAGGGcaaaaagaataagaagaacGCTAAAAAAGGTCACTTATTCGACGATGAAAACTCTGCTGAAGAAGCGGAGATTTCCGAACTTGCCGTCAAAGACTCTGATGATGaacaggtagaaaaaaatgttgccaCTCCGATGACCCGAAAAGGtaagaagaacaaaaagaataaaaaaacggaTTTCTTTGACACCGATAATTCAGGGgatgaaattaaagaaatcgCACGACTGAGCGATGAGGGATCAGAGGCGGAGTCGACCAGCAAAGCAAGTTCTGTCCAATCAAAGCATAagggtaagaaaaataaaaagaatgcTAAGAAAGACGAGCGCTTTGAAGATGAAGAAGTCAAGAACAAGTTAGAAGATTTATCCGATGAGCTAGGCTCCGAAGATCCAGATGAGGATGGTGAAAAGGTATATACTGCTCAGATGGTGCGAAAgggtaagaaaaataagaagaatagCAAAAAGCCAGAGTTTGTCACAGATATAAGTGACGATAAGCTGATGGAGGAACTGCCTGAAGTAACCATTGATAAACCCGTGGTAAAGTTGACCcataaggaaaaaaagaaattgaagaaacaacaagaATATGAAGCTACTGTTGAACTTATGACAAAGAAAGGTGGCCAAGGACACAGCGAATTAGAATCCAATTTTACCGTATCGCAGAGTATAAATCAAAGCAGAGGCCAACAGCAGCTAGATAATGCAGTCGATATCAAAGTTGAGAATTTCAGCATCGCCGCCAAAGGAAAAGATCTTTTTACTAATGCTAGTCTCTTAATTGCTCAAGGAAGAAGATACGGTCTTGTCGGACCTAATGG ACATGGTAAGACAACACTGCTTCGCCATATAGCACAAAGAGCATTTGCCATACCACCAAACATAGATATTCTTTACTGCGAACAAGAAGTGGTCGCAGATGATACACCGGCTGTAGAAGAAGTGTTGAAAGCTGATGTAAAGCGCACAGAATTAATGGGAGAATGCAAAAAACTAGAGGAAAAAGCAGAACAGGGTGATACCAAGGTTCAGGAACGTCTTCAGGag GTTTATGACGAACTTAAGGCGATCGGCGCTGACTCAGCAGAACCTCGAGCACGTAGAATCTTAGCTGGTCTAGGGTTTAGTCGTGCTATGCAAGATCgagcaacaaaaaatttctccggTGGTTGGCGAATGCGTGTTTCATTGGCTCGGGCTCTTTTTGTAGAGCCAACACTGTTGTTACTTGATGAACCGACAAATCATTTAGATCTAAACGCTGTTATTTGGTTGGATAATTATCTCCAGGCTTGGAAGAAAACTTTACTGATAGTATCTCACGACCAGAGTTTTTTGGACAATGTATGCACAGACATTATACACTTGGATCAGCAGAAATTATACTACTATAAAGGAAATTATAGtatgttcaaaaaaatgtacgtTCAGAAGCGTAAAGAACAGATTAAGGCTTGGGAAAAGCAAGAAAAACGGTTGAGAGATTTAAAATCTTCGGGATCTAGTAAAAAACAGGCTGAGAAAAAACAGAAGGAAGCCTTAACTAGGAAACAggagaaaaacaaatcgaaaatacAAAAGCAAGAAGATGATAATGGACCCCAAGAATTATTGCAAAGGCCTAGGGAGTATCTAGTCAAATTTAGCTTCCCAGATCCACCGCCATTGCAGCCGCCTATCCTTGGACTGCATA acgTGACGTTTGCTTATGCGGGCCAGAAACCGTTATTTATCAATGTAGATTTTGGTATAGATTTGAGCTCTCGAATAGCAATCGTTGGCCCTAACGGTGTTGGAAAGTCAACctttttaaaacttttaacTGGAAAGCTTGAGCCGCAACAAGGagatttgattaaaaatcatCGCTTG AGGATAGGTAAATTTGATCAGCATTCTGGAGAGCACTTGACAGCCGAAGAAACGCCGTCGGAATACTTGATGAGACTCTTCGATTTGCCTTATGAAAAAGCTAGGAAACAATTGGGAACATTTGGATTAAGTTCCCACGCTCATACAATAAAGATGAAAGATCTTTCCGGTGGGCAGAAAGCGCGCGTTGCGTTAGCGGAACTCTGCCTTAATGCTCCTGATGTCGTTATTCTCGATGAACCTACGAATAATCTGGATATTGAATCAATTGATGCTTTAGCCGAGGCTATGAACGAATATAAGGGTGGTGTGATCATAGTTTCTCATGACGAACGACTCATTCGTGAGACGAGTTGTTGCCTATACGTCATTGAAGATCAACGAATCAACGAAATCGACGGCGACTTCGACGATTACAGAAAAGAGCTTTTGGAAAGCCTCGGGGAGGTTGTGAATAATCCTAGCATTGCTGCCAACGCGGCAGTCTTGCAGTGA
- the LOC124301343 gene encoding protein ABHD11-like, giving the protein MIFVSWRNACMKYPTECRLKTLALLRRRQPFLNRQLYNTPARSAPVKLAYAAYESTSGNSSTITEAPAPIIIIHGLFGSKNNWNSLSKVIHQRTSRKVIAVDARNHGDSPHSSDSTYAAMVDDIVLLVKDLGIKKAVMVGHSMGGRVMMYLALTHPELVEKLVSIDVSPTNHSPSLLSMVSLFDAMKNVKLDENVSLFKARKMTDQQLSDSINSAAIRQFLLTNLVEAKDGKYKWRLNLPVLEKHFNSDISRFPATDKTFNGPTLFIGGDKSDYITVEDHVRIKRLFPEAKIQYIPGAGHWVHSEKPKEFLDIITSFINEAQ; this is encoded by the exons atgatttttgtcAGCTGGCGGAATGCTTGCATGAAATATCCAACAGAATGTAGGTTAAAGACGCTCGCTCTTCTTCGACGAAGACAACCGTTTCTGAATCGCCAATTATACAACACACCGGCACG CTCTGCTCCCGTAAAGTTGGCCTATGCGGCCTACGAATCAACAAGTGGAAACTCTTCGACAATAACAGAGGCCCCAGCtcctataattattattcatggtCTCTTTGGGTCTAAGAATAATTGGAACTCATTGTCAAAAGTAATACACCAAAGAACTAGTCGCAAG GTCATAGCTGTGGATGCCAGAAATCATGGCGATTCGCCACATTCTTCGGATTCTACATACGCTGCTATGGTAGACGATATAGTTCTTTTGGTAAAAGATCTTGGAATCAAGAAAGCAGTAATGGTTGGCCATAGCATGGGTGGTAGAGTTATGATGTATTTGGCTTTAACTCATCCGGAACTAGTGGAAAAATTGGTCTCTATTGATGTTTCACCTACAAACCATAGCCCGAGTCTCCTTTCCATGGTATCACTTTTTGATGctatgaaaaatgtgaaactaGATGAAAATGTGTCATTGTTCAAAGCTCGTAAGATGACTGATCAACAGTTATCTGATTCCATTAATTCTGCAGCAATTCGTCAG TTTTTACTGACAAATCTAGTTGAGGCTAAAGATGGAAAATATAAGTGGCGCCTCAATCTACCGGTACTTGAGAAGCACTTCAACAGTGACATTAGCAGGTTTCCAGCAACAGACAAAACCTTTAACGGCCCCACTCTCTTCATAGGAGGCGATAAGAGTGATTACATTACTGTTGAGGACCATGTGAGAATCAAAAGATTGTTTCCGGAagcaaaaattcaatatataCCTGGGGCAGGTCATTGGGTTCACTCAGAAAAGCCAAAAGAGTTTCTGGACATAATTACTTCGTTTATCAATGAAGCACAGTAA
- the LOC124301344 gene encoding protein unc-119 homolog isoform X1 — protein sequence MSLVSRNKTSGSNVQVTPTVIHENNGNGVFDSKPVTPDMVLHMPTITDKYLCSPEANVYDIDFTRFQIRDLETGTVLFEIAKPPVTECEGNQDPDPETEEAGGCDPNTGRFVRYQFTPQFLKLKTVGATVEFMVGSRPVNKFRMIERHFFRDKLLKTFDFEFGFCIPNSKNTCEHIYEFPALPPELVSEMIANPFETRSDSFYFVDDRLVMHNKADYAYDGGLGYELF from the exons atgagcCTAGTGAGCAGAAATAAAACAAGTGGGTCCAATGTGCAAGTCACTCCAACTGTTATccatgaaaataatggaaacGGAGTATTTGACAGCAAGCCTGTAACTCCGGATATGGTTCTACATATGCCCACCATCACAGACA AGTACTTATGTTCACCAGAAGCAAATGTGTATGATATAGACTTTACTAGGTTTCAAATAAGAGATCTAGAAACAGGAACAGTCCTGTTTGAAATTGCCAAACCTCCTGTGACAG AATGCGAAGGGAATCAAGATCCGGATCCAGAAACGGAGGAGGCAGGAGGATGTGATCCAAATACAGGACGATTCGTGCGGTATCAATTCACTCCACAGTTTTTAAAACTGAAAACAGTTGGGGCTACTGTGGAGTTTATGGTTGGATCACGTCCAGTAAATAAATTCAGGATGATTGAACGTCATTTTTTTCGTGACAAGCTACTGAAGACTTTTGACTTTGAATTCGGCTTCTGTATTCCAAATAGCAAGAATACGTGCGAACATATCTATGAGTTTCCAGCACTTCCTCCAGAGCTGG TATCGGAGATGATTGCTAACCCATTTGAAACTCGATCAGACTCATTCTATTTTGTTGATGATCGACTGGTCATGCACAACAAAGCAGACTACGCTTATGACGGAGGACTTGGTTATGAACTGTTTTAA
- the LOC124301347 gene encoding ras-related protein Rab-35 yields MAREYDHLFKLLIIGDSGVGKSSLLLRFADNTFSGSYITTIGVDFKIRTVEVDGERVKLQIWDTAGQERFRTITSTYYRGTHGVIVVYDVTSGDSFANVKRWLHEIEHNCDVVNRVLVGNKNDAPHRKVVLTEDAQRFATQMGIQLFETSAKDNINVEEMFMAITRQVLRTKKERKERQAIQTKETVNLSKSTKQHRRKCC; encoded by the exons ATGGCCCGCGAATATGATCATTTGTTCAAGCTGCTGATCATCGGAGATAGTG GTGTAGGAAAGAGTTCCCTGCTGTTGCGGTTCGCGGACAACACCTTTTCCGGCAGTTATATTACGACAATAGGAGTGGATTTTAAAATTCGGACGGTAGAAGTTGACGGGGAAAGAGTGAAGCTACAAATATGGGACACTGCAGGTCAAGAACGATTTCGAACGATAACATCTACTTATTACAGAGGAACACACGGAGTAATAGTAGTATACGATGTAACAAGCGGGGATTCTTTTGCGAATGTAAAAAGATGGCTTCATGAGATCGAACATAATTGTGATGTGGTCAACAGGGTATTAGTAGGCAACAAAAACGATGCCCCACACCGCAAAGTTGTCCTTACAGAAGACGCTCAGAGATTTGCTACTCAAATGggaattcaattatttgaaacgtCTGCAAAAGACAATATCAATGTTGAAGAG ATGTTTATGGCTATTACACGCCAAGTGTTAAGAACCAAAAAGGAACGGAAGGAACGTCAAGCTATACAAACCAAGGAGACCGTAAACTTGAGCAAAAGTACTAAGCAACATAGACGCAAATGTTGTTAG